The following are encoded together in the Pan troglodytes isolate AG18354 chromosome 6, NHGRI_mPanTro3-v2.0_pri, whole genome shotgun sequence genome:
- the STMP1 gene encoding short transmembrane mitochondrial protein 1, which produces MLQFLLGFTLGNVVGMYLAQNYDIPNLAKKLEEIKKDLDAKKKPPSA; this is translated from the exons CTTGGATTTACACTGGGCAACGTGGTTGGAATGTATCTGGCTCAGAACTATGAT aTACCAAACCTGGCTAAAAaacttgaagaaattaaaaaggacttGGATGCCAAGAAGAAACCCCCTAGTGCATGA